From Primulina huaijiensis isolate GDHJ02 chromosome 15, ASM1229523v2, whole genome shotgun sequence, one genomic window encodes:
- the LOC140958427 gene encoding protein NUCLEAR FUSION DEFECTIVE 6, mitochondrial-like gives MNIAVASTAVRSVFRAPTVRNAAARLAFEAKFTRSAFRLPSRTPLAHRVFRCPAEMSACLESMQPYHTATASALMTSMLVVSRCGFGWLPEACCEDL, from the exons ATGAACATCGCCGTCGCGTCAACTGCGGTCAGATCCGTTTTCCGAGCACCAACCGTTCGTAACGCCGCCGCCAGGCTCGCCTTCGAGGCAAAGTTCACTCGCTCGGCGTTTCGCCTTCCTTCCAGAACTCCACTCGCACACCGCGTCTTTCG GTGTCCTGCTGAGATGAGTGCTTGCTTGGAGTCGATGCAACCGTACCATACAGCCACTGCATCGGCATTGATGACATCTATGCTCGTAGTTTCTCGCTGTGGTTTTGGCTGGCTTCCTGAAG